The following are encoded in a window of Microcaecilia unicolor chromosome 7, aMicUni1.1, whole genome shotgun sequence genomic DNA:
- the LOC115474777 gene encoding probable G-protein coupled receptor 83 — MTRHMWFSLPYVSKPFRRTDDTNASDIFSSLYGLANISSLNLEDLGDFDNTTKYEGESQSGTVKALLIVAYSVIILISLFGNILVCHVVMKNKRMHSATSLFIVNLAIADLMITLLNTPFTLVRFVSSTWVFGKVMCHVSRFVQYCSVHVSVLTLTAIALDRHQVIMHPLKPRMSTVRGVICIGVIWVLASCFSLPHAIYQKLGEFYIGNSVRMVCLVSFPHPPDLFWKYLDLATFVLLYVLPLFVISITYTTVAKKLWMRNAIGDITMEQYYAHRRKKKMTLKMLMLVVVVFAVCWFPLNCYVVLMSSRAIGINNALYFAFHWFAMSSTCYNPFIYCWLNESFRSELKALLCVCRRRSMAQSHALQSISPPFRHAWIENYKQANPLPSARSASNVNSGRTDISIVEPIVAVS; from the exons ATGACGAGGCACATGTGGTTTTCCTTACCTTACGTCTCCAAGCCCTTCCGAAGGACCGATGACACCAACGCTTCGGACATCTTCTCCAGCCTCTACGGGTTGGCCAACATCTCCTCCCTCAACCTGGAAGACCTGGGCGACTTTGACAACACCACCAAGTACGAGGGCGAGTCTCAGAGCGGCACCGTGAAGGCGCTGCTGATCGTGGCTTACTCCGTGATCATCCTCATCTCCCTCTTCGGAAACATCCTGGTGTGTCACGTGGTGATGAAGAACAAGAGGATGCACTCGGCCACCAGCCTCTTCATCGTCAACCTGGCCATAGCGGACCTGATGATCACCCTGCTCAACACCCCCTTCACTCTG GTTCGCTTTGTTAGCAGTACCTGGGTGTTTGGGAAAGTCATGTGCCATGTTAGCCGCTTCGTACAGTATTGTTCTGTCCACGTGTCTGTCTTGACTCTCACAGCGATCGCACTGGACCGACACCAG GTGATCATGCATCCCTTGAAACCCCGCATGTCCACCGTCAGGGGAGTGATCTGCATTGGTGTCATTTGGGTCCTGGCGAGCTGCTTCTCCCTGCCTCATGCAATCTACCAGAAGCTGGGCGAGTTCTACATTGG AAACTCCGTGCGCATGGTCTGCCTTGtcagcttccctcaccctccggACCTCTTCTGGAAGTATCTGGACCTGGCCACATTCGTGCTACTCTATGTCTTGCCCCTCTTTGTCATCTCTATCACCTACACTACAGTGGCCAAGAAGCTGTGGATGCGCAATGCCATTGGCGACATCACCATGGAACAGTACTACGCTCACCGCAGGAAGAAGAAGATGACATTGAAGATGCtgatgctggtggtggtggtcttTGCCGTCTGCTGGTTTCCTCTGAATTGCTACGTAGTTCTGATGTCCAGCAGGGCCATTGGCATCAACAATGCCCTCTACTTTGCCTTCCACTGGTTTGCCATGAGCAGCACCTGTTACAACCCTTTCATCTACTGTTGGCTGAATGAAAGTTTCCGCTCCGAACTGAAGGCCCTGCTCTGTGTGTGCAGGCGAAGAAGCATGGCCCAGAGTCACGCTCTGCAGTCCATCTCTCCTCCCTTCAGGCATGCCTGGATTGAAAACTATAAACAAGCTAATCCACTTCCGAGCGCCCGGTCAGCCTCCAACGTCAACTCAGGCAGGACGGATATTTCCATAGTAGAACCCATCGTGGCAGTGAGTTAA